In Ignavibacteriales bacterium, the following are encoded in one genomic region:
- a CDS encoding DUF2723 domain-containing protein encodes MKLTVKKQENIIALSVSLFSFIIYTMTVNRSIDFIDSGELATVCGTLGIAHPTGYPMFTLIGWIFSHLPLGLRKIHQLNLMSSFLCSATLYFFFRLLYVLQKVILLGQKKNNRSAIKQESEITTLSFLPAILGTITLGFSATFWSQSASIEVYSLHLLFLSILLFSLIRAIYSPDLIDNKYFEEGDGERSWLLFSFLLGISFANHLTTILLAPATIFIFFTTYGFKSTSLKRIAILIIPFIIGFSVYLYLPVRATQHPLLNWGNPIDLERWFWHFSGKVYRVWIFSSTESAAKQFNYFINNLPTELAYYPIIFSIAGSMFLFKRHKKIFIFTSILFLTTLFYSINYDIHDIDSYFLLAYITIAIWVGFGVAWIYSLAIKKIKYHYLTIAGIIFAVIIIFLNYDRAAESKNVIVENYTRDMFKSVDKNSIIISYQWDYFVSAAYYLQSIENEREDVVVIDKELLRRSWYYDQLQNRFPWLFESLNTELNNIRRELNKFEKNLPYNPNVIEYHYQRMIQGIIEKNISNRSIYITPEIEDQYVQGYYKIPSGVAFKLSKVPYRSALKEVDYAYIEPDNENIYTLGIKKLYARSYLNYGLYYNSIENPEEANKYLKMAFEIDPTLKAQYPR; translated from the coding sequence ATGAAGCTTACTGTAAAAAAACAAGAAAATATTATCGCTTTGAGCGTTTCTCTTTTTTCGTTCATTATTTATACGATGACGGTAAATCGGTCTATTGATTTTATTGATAGCGGTGAATTAGCAACAGTGTGTGGTACTTTGGGAATCGCTCACCCTACCGGTTATCCGATGTTCACGTTGATCGGATGGATATTCTCTCATCTTCCGCTGGGCCTCAGGAAAATTCATCAGTTAAATTTGATGTCGTCATTTCTTTGTTCCGCCACATTATATTTTTTCTTCCGACTATTGTACGTGTTACAAAAAGTTATATTGCTTGGGCAAAAGAAAAATAATCGTTCTGCAATTAAACAAGAATCAGAAATCACAACTCTTTCATTCCTACCTGCAATTCTTGGAACGATAACATTGGGATTTTCTGCAACATTTTGGTCGCAATCGGCATCTATCGAGGTGTATTCACTTCATCTATTATTTTTATCAATACTGCTATTTAGTTTGATTCGAGCGATTTATTCCCCAGACCTTATAGATAATAAATATTTTGAAGAAGGAGATGGAGAAAGATCGTGGTTGTTATTTTCATTTTTGCTCGGAATATCATTCGCCAATCATTTAACGACCATCTTATTAGCTCCAGCCACGATATTTATATTCTTCACCACATATGGTTTTAAGTCGACATCATTGAAAAGGATAGCAATATTAATTATTCCATTCATAATAGGGTTTTCGGTTTATTTATATTTACCGGTTAGAGCAACTCAACATCCGTTGTTGAATTGGGGAAATCCGATCGATCTTGAGAGATGGTTTTGGCATTTCAGCGGTAAAGTTTATAGGGTTTGGATATTTTCATCGACGGAGAGTGCCGCAAAACAGTTCAATTATTTTATAAATAATCTACCAACTGAATTGGCATATTATCCGATCATTTTCTCAATAGCAGGATCGATGTTTTTATTTAAACGGCATAAAAAGATATTCATTTTCACATCAATACTTTTTTTAACAACGCTATTTTACTCAATAAACTACGATATACACGACATTGATTCATACTTTTTACTCGCGTATATAACAATCGCGATTTGGGTTGGATTTGGTGTGGCGTGGATTTATTCTTTGGCAATTAAAAAAATCAAGTATCATTATCTTACTATCGCTGGAATTATTTTCGCAGTGATCATAATATTTCTGAATTATGATCGGGCCGCTGAAAGTAAAAATGTAATAGTTGAAAATTATACGCGAGATATGTTTAAATCAGTGGATAAAAATTCAATAATTATTTCATATCAGTGGGATTATTTTGTATCGGCTGCATATTATCTTCAATCGATTGAGAATGAAAGAGAAGATGTGGTAGTTATTGATAAAGAACTCCTTCGTCGGTCATGGTATTATGACCAATTACAAAACCGTTTCCCATGGTTATTCGAATCACTTAATACTGAGTTGAATAATATACGGAGAGAGTTGAATAAATTTGAAAAAAATCTACCATACAATCCAAATGTTATCGAATATCATTACCAGCGGATGATTCAAGGTATCATTGAAAAAAATATTTCTAATCGTTCGATATATATCACTCCCGAGATTGAAGATCAATACGTTCAAGGATATTATAAAATTCCATCAGGGGTAGCATTTAAATTAAGCAAGGTACCATATCGCAGTGCACTTAAGGAGGTAGACTATGCATACATTGAACCTGATAATGAAAATATTTATACACTTGGGATTAAAAAACTTTATGCCAGGTCGTACTTGAATTATGGACTATATTATAATTCGATTGAAAATCCGGAAGAAGCGAATAAATATTTAAAGATGGCATTCGAAATAGATCCTACTCTAAAGGCACAATATCCACGGTGA
- the rplK gene encoding 50S ribosomal protein L11 produces MKKIVGFIKLQIPAGQATPAPPIGPALGQKGVNIMEFCKQFNSRTQDKQGLIIPVVITVFSDKSFTFITKTPPASVLLTKAAKIEKGSGEPNRNKVGKVTKKQLREIAETKMPDLNANDVDAAMQMIAGTARSMGITVED; encoded by the coding sequence ATGAAAAAAATTGTTGGTTTTATAAAATTACAAATTCCTGCAGGTCAAGCCACTCCGGCACCACCTATTGGTCCAGCATTGGGTCAAAAAGGTGTGAATATAATGGAATTCTGCAAACAGTTCAATTCACGTACACAAGACAAGCAAGGACTTATCATCCCCGTTGTTATTACAGTTTTTTCAGATAAGTCGTTCACGTTTATTACGAAAACTCCTCCTGCTTCCGTTTTATTAACAAAAGCCGCGAAGATTGAAAAAGGATCAGGTGAACCAAATCGGAATAAAGTTGGTAAGGTGACCAAAAAGCAATTAAGAGAAATTGCCGAAACTAAAATGCCGGATTTGAATGCTAACGATGTTGATGCTGCGATGCAAATGATTGCAGGGACTGCGCGAAGCATGGGAATAACTGTTGAAGATTAA
- a CDS encoding 50S ribosomal protein L1 gives MKRSKRYNAAIKKVDLKKNYTIEEAVTKVKEAASAKFNEAVDIAIRLGVDPKKADQAIRGTVALPHGIGKAVRVLAIAKPPKDEEAKAAGADHVGYQDYLQKIQAGWADVDVIIATPDVMGDLGKLGKVLGPRGLMPNPKSGTVTLDIGKAVKEVKAGKIEFRVDKAGIIHVTIGKVNFETQNLVENINAFLATVIRLKPASAKGQYVKSIALSSTMGPGVHIDKNIIASK, from the coding sequence ATGAAAAGAAGTAAACGTTACAACGCCGCAATCAAAAAAGTTGACTTGAAAAAAAATTACACTATCGAAGAAGCGGTAACGAAAGTGAAAGAGGCAGCATCTGCCAAATTTAATGAAGCGGTTGACATCGCCATACGGCTCGGTGTCGATCCCAAGAAAGCAGATCAAGCTATTCGCGGAACAGTAGCACTTCCGCACGGTATTGGAAAAGCTGTTCGCGTTTTGGCGATTGCGAAACCTCCAAAAGATGAAGAAGCCAAAGCAGCCGGAGCCGATCATGTCGGTTATCAGGATTATCTTCAGAAAATTCAAGCTGGATGGGCAGATGTTGATGTCATCATCGCCACTCCCGATGTCATGGGTGATCTGGGAAAACTCGGAAAAGTTCTCGGTCCACGCGGTTTAATGCCGAATCCAAAAAGCGGAACGGTTACATTAGATATTGGCAAAGCTGTTAAAGAAGTCAAAGCGGGTAAAATTGAATTCCGGGTCGATAAAGCAGGAATTATTCATGTAACGATCGGGAAAGTAAATTTCGAAACTCAAAATTTGGTTGAAAATATAAACGCATTTTTAGCAACCGTGATTCGTTTGAAACCGGCATCTGCGAAAGGTCAATATGTAAAGAGCATTGCGCTTTCGAGCACGATGGGTCCCGGTG
- the nusG gene encoding transcription termination/antitermination factor NusG gives MKDATPQKRWYAVRTYSGHENKVKSHLENEVKLQKMEEKITNVLVPSEKIFEIKEGKKKSKTKTFFPGYILVEAVLDKTTKHIIQSTPSVISFVGPRGEPTPLHNEEVKRLIGRMEERKDVEVMAVPFHVGEPVKVIDGPFNNFTGIVQDVNEEKLKLRVMVSIFGRKTPIELDFNQVEIEK, from the coding sequence GTGAAAGATGCAACACCACAAAAACGATGGTATGCCGTTAGGACATATTCCGGACATGAGAATAAAGTTAAGTCTCATCTAGAAAATGAAGTCAAACTTCAAAAGATGGAAGAAAAAATAACTAATGTCTTGGTGCCTTCTGAAAAAATATTTGAAATCAAAGAGGGTAAAAAGAAAAGCAAAACAAAAACATTTTTTCCCGGTTACATTCTTGTTGAAGCGGTTCTGGATAAAACAACCAAGCATATTATTCAATCTACACCTTCAGTGATAAGTTTTGTCGGACCAAGAGGTGAGCCGACTCCACTGCATAATGAGGAGGTTAAGCGACTCATCGGACGGATGGAAGAGCGTAAAGATGTTGAAGTTATGGCAGTGCCTTTTCATGTTGGTGAACCAGTAAAAGTTATTGATGGACCATTCAATAATTTTACAGGTATAGTTCAAGATGTTAACGAAGAAAAACTAAAACTTCGTGTAATGGTCAGCATATTCGGTCGAAAAACACCGATTGAATTAGACTTTAATCAAGTTGAAATCGAAAAATAA
- the secE gene encoding preprotein translocase subunit SecE encodes MKEKIIAFLTDTVKEMKKVTWPSKEELRESTIIVLAVCGIIAAFVFGVDWVVSTLMKVIL; translated from the coding sequence ATGAAAGAAAAAATCATAGCATTTCTCACCGATACGGTGAAAGAAATGAAAAAAGTAACATGGCCCAGCAAAGAGGAATTGCGAGAGTCGACTATTATTGTTCTCGCTGTTTGCGGGATAATTGCGGCGTTTGTTTTCGGAGTCGATTGGGTCGTCAGTACACTCATGAAGGTAATTCTGTAA
- the rpmG gene encoding 50S ribosomal protein L33, whose amino-acid sequence MRDNITLECTECKRRNYTATKNKKKQTGRVEYKKYCPWCNKHTTHKETK is encoded by the coding sequence ATGCGAGATAACATAACATTAGAATGTACGGAGTGTAAACGTCGTAATTACACTGCGACTAAGAACAAGAAAAAACAAACCGGAAGGGTAGAGTATAAAAAATATTGCCCGTGGTGCAATAAACATACTACCCATAAGGAAACAAAATAA